A genome region from Natronosalvus rutilus includes the following:
- a CDS encoding FAD-binding and (Fe-S)-binding domain-containing protein: MATDDTASTTDRADRTGEPDSIEAPDPNRSDSSADRGADPAADSRANYDYVGGTIDRPALVSDLDARIDGEVRFDEYTRQLYATDASAYERTPVGVVLPRSTADVSSVVGYCADNDIPVLPRGAGTSLAGQAVNEAVVLDFTAHMDAVGTIDPDERRATVQAGAVLADLNAALEPYDLKFAPDPAAGNRSTVGGAIGNNSTGAHSLQYGKTDAYVEACEVVLADGSVEHFGEVTVADLRSTADPDGDLLERIYEALGRVIDEEAGAIGEAFPQLKRNVSGYNLDRLVAEAYGRPDAFDERGDGPLELDGEPDPDATVNLARVFAGSEGTLGVVTEATVSLEPVPETTSVALLTYHDLLEAMADVDTIVRNHDPAAIEAIDDVLIDLAERTEEFAAVAERLPAGTETALLVEFYAKTDGHGREQVADLLADRLPDADVPDPGADEADSEDEDTAANLEHDPIRAFDALEAHDPQGIAELWKLRKSAAPILLSRTSDAKHISFIEDTAVPTENLAAYVADFQDVLEEYDTFASFYAHAGPGCMHMRPLVDTKSPAGLEAFESLADDVTDLVVEYGGSVSGEHGDGRARTQWNHKLYGDDVWDLFRDLKTAFDPDWLLNPGNVCGDHDMTEHLRFDPDYAFDPGLEPALNWDNENGFQGMVDLCHGCAGCRSGQETTGGVMCPTYRAAEEESLSTRGRANALRGAISGELDADAVDEEFLAEIVDLCIGCKGCARDCPSEVDMAKLKAEVEHAAHQRNGASLRDRLFANVDRLNAVGSALAPLSNWAASLPGSGTVAEKTIGIARERDLPTFASRSFEDWFAARGPRVSLEAADRKVLLFPDTYTNYNHPRAGKAAVQVLETAGVHVRLPDGVTSTGRPAHSKGFLDLSRERARTNVDALTPFLEDGWEVVLVEPSDAVMLQSDYLDLLSGPDVERLVRNAYGVCEYLDRSDLASELPADGAGRRLTYHGHCHQKATKKDGHAAAVLETVGYEVDMLDSGCCGMAGSFGYEAEHYSLSRAIGDILFDQVDASDGEVVVAPGASCRTQLSDYDGCSDPPHPIEAVAAALAERS; the protein is encoded by the coding sequence ATGGCCACCGACGACACCGCCTCCACGACCGATCGGGCCGACCGGACGGGGGAGCCGGACTCGATAGAAGCGCCGGACCCGAACCGGTCCGATTCGTCCGCGGACCGGGGAGCCGACCCCGCGGCGGATTCCCGGGCGAATTACGACTACGTCGGCGGGACCATCGATCGACCGGCTCTGGTCTCAGATCTGGACGCCCGAATCGACGGCGAGGTGCGATTCGACGAGTACACCCGCCAACTGTACGCGACCGACGCGAGCGCGTACGAACGGACGCCCGTTGGCGTGGTTCTGCCGCGGTCGACGGCGGACGTTTCGAGCGTCGTCGGCTACTGCGCCGACAACGACATCCCCGTCTTGCCGCGCGGCGCCGGCACGAGCCTCGCCGGCCAGGCGGTCAACGAGGCCGTCGTCCTCGACTTCACGGCGCACATGGACGCAGTCGGCACGATCGACCCCGACGAACGACGGGCGACCGTCCAGGCGGGGGCCGTTCTCGCCGACCTGAACGCGGCCCTCGAGCCCTACGACCTGAAGTTCGCGCCCGACCCCGCCGCCGGCAACCGCAGCACGGTCGGCGGCGCCATCGGGAACAACTCGACGGGCGCCCACTCGCTGCAGTACGGCAAGACCGACGCCTACGTCGAGGCGTGCGAGGTCGTCCTCGCCGACGGCTCCGTCGAGCACTTCGGTGAGGTGACGGTCGCCGACCTCCGAAGTACGGCCGATCCGGACGGCGACCTCCTCGAGCGCATCTACGAGGCGTTGGGCCGCGTGATCGACGAGGAGGCAGGCGCTATCGGCGAGGCCTTCCCGCAACTGAAGCGCAACGTCTCGGGGTACAACCTGGACCGCCTGGTCGCGGAGGCCTACGGACGGCCTGACGCGTTCGACGAGCGTGGCGACGGCCCGCTCGAACTCGACGGCGAACCCGACCCCGACGCGACGGTCAACCTCGCCCGGGTGTTCGCCGGCAGCGAGGGGACGCTCGGCGTCGTAACGGAAGCGACGGTCTCGCTCGAGCCCGTGCCCGAGACCACGTCCGTGGCGCTGTTGACCTACCACGACCTGCTCGAGGCGATGGCCGACGTCGATACGATCGTCCGCAACCACGATCCGGCGGCAATCGAGGCGATCGACGACGTGCTGATCGACCTCGCCGAACGAACCGAGGAGTTCGCGGCCGTCGCCGAACGACTCCCCGCGGGCACCGAGACCGCCTTACTCGTCGAGTTCTACGCCAAGACCGACGGCCACGGCCGCGAGCAGGTCGCGGACCTGCTGGCCGACCGGCTGCCGGACGCGGACGTCCCGGATCCGGGGGCCGATGAAGCGGATTCGGAAGACGAGGACACCGCGGCCAACCTGGAACACGACCCCATCCGGGCCTTCGACGCCCTCGAGGCCCACGATCCGCAAGGCATCGCCGAACTCTGGAAGCTCCGCAAGAGCGCGGCCCCGATCCTCCTCTCGCGAACTTCCGACGCGAAGCACATCTCGTTCATCGAGGACACGGCCGTCCCGACCGAGAACCTGGCGGCCTACGTCGCGGACTTTCAGGACGTCCTCGAGGAGTACGATACGTTCGCCAGTTTCTACGCCCACGCGGGGCCGGGCTGTATGCATATGCGGCCGCTGGTCGATACCAAGAGCCCGGCCGGACTCGAGGCGTTCGAGTCGCTCGCGGACGACGTCACCGACCTCGTCGTCGAGTACGGCGGCTCGGTGTCGGGCGAGCACGGGGACGGCCGCGCCCGCACGCAGTGGAATCACAAGCTCTACGGCGACGACGTGTGGGACCTCTTTCGCGACCTGAAGACGGCCTTCGACCCCGACTGGCTGCTCAACCCCGGGAACGTCTGTGGCGACCACGATATGACCGAGCACCTCCGGTTCGACCCCGACTACGCGTTCGACCCGGGGCTCGAGCCGGCCCTGAACTGGGACAACGAGAACGGCTTCCAGGGGATGGTCGACCTCTGTCACGGCTGTGCCGGCTGTCGGAGCGGCCAGGAGACGACCGGCGGCGTGATGTGCCCGACGTACCGCGCGGCCGAGGAAGAGAGCCTCAGCACCCGCGGCCGGGCGAACGCGCTCCGGGGGGCGATAAGCGGCGAACTCGACGCCGACGCGGTCGACGAGGAGTTCCTGGCCGAAATCGTGGACCTCTGTATCGGCTGCAAGGGCTGTGCGCGCGACTGCCCGAGCGAGGTGGATATGGCGAAGCTCAAAGCCGAGGTGGAACACGCCGCCCACCAGCGAAACGGGGCGTCCCTCCGGGACCGCCTCTTCGCGAACGTCGACCGGCTCAACGCCGTCGGCTCCGCGCTCGCGCCGCTGTCTAACTGGGCAGCGTCGCTACCGGGATCGGGGACGGTCGCCGAGAAAACGATCGGAATCGCTCGCGAGCGCGACCTTCCGACGTTCGCGAGCCGGAGCTTCGAGGACTGGTTCGCCGCGCGCGGCCCCCGGGTCTCGCTCGAGGCGGCGGACCGGAAGGTGCTCCTCTTCCCGGATACGTACACGAACTACAACCATCCGCGGGCGGGCAAGGCAGCCGTCCAGGTCCTCGAGACGGCCGGCGTTCACGTCCGACTTCCCGACGGCGTGACCTCGACCGGACGCCCGGCCCACTCGAAGGGCTTCCTCGACCTGTCCCGCGAACGCGCCCGGACCAACGTCGACGCGCTGACGCCGTTCCTCGAGGACGGGTGGGAGGTCGTCCTGGTCGAACCCTCCGACGCGGTCATGCTCCAGTCGGATTACCTGGACCTGCTGTCGGGTCCCGACGTGGAACGACTCGTGAGGAACGCCTACGGCGTCTGTGAGTACCTCGATCGATCCGACCTGGCTAGCGAACTGCCGGCCGACGGGGCCGGCCGTCGTCTGACCTACCACGGCCACTGCCACCAGAAGGCGACGAAGAAGGACGGCCACGCCGCGGCCGTCCTCGAGACAGTCGGCTACGAGGTCGACATGCTGGACTCGGGCTGTTGCGGGATGGCCGGCTCCTTCGGCTACGAGGCCGAACACTACTCGCTCAGCCGGGCCATCGGCGACATCCTGTTCGACCAGGTCGACGCGAGCGACGGGGAGGTGGTCGTCGCGCCGGGTGCGTCCTGTCGAACGCAGCTATCGGATTACGACGGGTGTTCGGATCCGCCCCACCCGATCGAGGCGGTTGCGGCGGCGCTCGCGGAGCGATCGTGA
- the ftsY gene encoding signal recognition particle-docking protein FtsY: protein MFDNLKEKLGSFRKDAEEAAEANVEDVDEDELEDGDLEEPVDAPESDLEEPDAEDEPAATAAATATDSRSGVESDFEDKTAADSGTESEREVTETTDVSADPRDDATVAETDAAPVEDGAFEEDATTDEGVVGSGLLGEDGDGDGDEAEDEEDLEVEADAEAETDADDSGGIGFGRKAKSLVRGKFVIEEDDLEGPLQELELALLSSDVEMGVVDEIVDNIREELVGETRTFTTSTGAVVEEALKDAIYDVISVGQFDFDERIAIEDKPVVIVFTGVNGVGKTTSIAKLDRYFEERGYSTVMANGDTYRAGANEQIAEHARARDTKLIAHDQGGDPAAVLYDAVEYAEANDVDVVLGDTAGRLHTNEGLMDQLEKIGRVVGPDMTLFVDEAVAGQDAVNRAREFNAAAEIDGTILTKADADSNGGAAISVAHVTGKPILFLGVGQGYEDLERFDPDEMVERLLEE, encoded by the coding sequence ATGTTCGACAACCTGAAGGAGAAACTCGGCAGTTTCCGCAAGGACGCCGAAGAAGCCGCGGAAGCGAACGTCGAAGACGTCGACGAGGACGAACTCGAGGACGGCGACCTCGAGGAGCCGGTTGACGCGCCCGAGTCGGATCTCGAGGAACCGGACGCCGAGGACGAACCAGCAGCGACGGCGGCAGCTACTGCGACCGACTCGCGCTCAGGTGTCGAGTCCGACTTCGAGGACAAAACGGCCGCTGATTCGGGTACCGAATCCGAACGCGAAGTCACGGAGACAACCGACGTTAGCGCCGACCCTCGAGACGACGCCACCGTTGCAGAGACCGACGCCGCCCCCGTCGAAGACGGAGCGTTCGAGGAGGACGCTACGACCGACGAGGGGGTCGTCGGGAGCGGTTTGCTGGGCGAAGACGGAGACGGAGACGGAGACGAAGCCGAAGACGAGGAGGACCTCGAGGTCGAAGCTGACGCTGAAGCCGAAACCGACGCAGACGACAGCGGCGGCATCGGCTTCGGCCGCAAGGCCAAGTCACTCGTCCGCGGCAAGTTCGTCATCGAAGAAGACGACCTCGAGGGACCGCTTCAGGAACTCGAACTGGCCCTGCTCTCGAGCGACGTCGAGATGGGCGTCGTCGACGAGATTGTCGACAACATCCGCGAGGAACTCGTCGGCGAGACGCGCACGTTCACCACTTCGACGGGCGCGGTCGTCGAGGAGGCCCTGAAGGACGCCATCTACGACGTGATCAGCGTCGGCCAGTTCGACTTCGACGAGCGGATCGCCATCGAGGACAAGCCGGTCGTCATCGTCTTCACGGGCGTCAACGGCGTCGGCAAGACGACCTCCATCGCGAAACTGGACCGCTACTTCGAAGAACGCGGCTACTCGACGGTGATGGCCAACGGCGACACCTACCGCGCCGGCGCGAACGAACAGATCGCCGAGCACGCCAGAGCCCGGGACACCAAGCTCATCGCCCACGACCAGGGCGGCGACCCCGCGGCCGTGCTCTACGACGCCGTCGAGTACGCCGAGGCTAACGACGTCGACGTCGTCCTCGGCGACACTGCCGGGCGCCTTCACACCAACGAGGGGCTGATGGACCAGCTTGAGAAGATCGGGCGCGTCGTCGGCCCCGACATGACCCTGTTCGTCGATGAGGCCGTCGCCGGCCAGGACGCCGTCAACCGCGCTCGAGAATTCAACGCGGCCGCCGAAATCGACGGTACAATCCTCACGAAAGCCGACGCCGACTCGAACGGCGGGGCGGCCATTTCGGTGGCTCACGTCACCGGCAAGCCGATCCTCTTCCTGGGCGTCGGCCAGGGCTACGAGGACCTCGAGCGATTCGACCCCGACGAGATGGTCGAGCGGTTGCTCGAGGAGTAG
- the pfdA gene encoding prefoldin subunit alpha, translated as MGASQQQLQELSQQLQEIEEQIQVLRSEVEQVRDEQDAVDEATDAIEQLETGSTVQVPLGGGAYVRATIDDIDEIIVELGADYAIERDQEGAAETLEHKKDRLGDRIDDLEEEITDLESESGQLEQQAQQLQQQAMQQQMQQMQGQGQGPGSDQGLDE; from the coding sequence ATGGGCGCCAGCCAGCAGCAACTCCAGGAACTCTCCCAGCAGCTCCAGGAGATCGAAGAGCAGATTCAGGTCCTCCGGAGCGAGGTCGAGCAGGTCCGCGACGAACAGGACGCCGTCGACGAGGCGACTGACGCGATCGAACAGCTCGAGACCGGCTCGACGGTCCAGGTTCCCCTGGGCGGCGGCGCCTACGTTCGGGCGACGATCGACGACATCGACGAGATCATCGTCGAACTCGGTGCCGACTACGCCATCGAACGGGACCAAGAGGGCGCTGCCGAGACGCTCGAGCACAAGAAGGACCGCCTCGGCGACCGGATCGACGATCTCGAGGAGGAGATCACCGATCTCGAGAGCGAGAGCGGCCAGCTCGAACAGCAGGCCCAGCAGCTCCAGCAGCAGGCGATGCAACAGCAGATGCAGCAGATGCAGGGTCAGGGCCAGGGTCCGGGATCGGATCAGGGTCTCGACGAGTAA
- a CDS encoding M24 family metallopeptidase, with product MSRDVFDEREYERRVERAKTRLREEELDAIVVTDPANMNYLTGYDGWSFYVHQAVVVTVDRDEPVWVGREMDANGARATTTLSQESIRAYSDDHVHSPYDLHPMDYVAGVLEDLEVADGRIGLEMDASYFTAKSYTRLQENLPEAEFEDATLLVGWVRVKKSEQELEYMREAARISENAMQAGLDAIAEGVPEYEAAAAIYDALITGTDDYGGDYPAIVPLMPSGDHTGTPHLTWTDRPFEDGDPVIIELSGCRHRYHSPLARTTFVGDPPAELERTADIVVEGIEAALDAVEPGVTCEAVEKAWRDTIAQYGLEKEDRIGYSMGLGYPPDWGEHTASIRPGDETVLEEDMTFHMIPGIWTEEIGMEISETFHVTGTGAETLADFPRRLFTA from the coding sequence ATGTCTCGAGACGTCTTCGACGAACGCGAGTACGAGCGTCGGGTCGAGCGAGCGAAGACACGGTTGCGCGAGGAGGAACTCGACGCGATCGTCGTCACCGATCCGGCCAACATGAACTATCTTACCGGCTACGACGGCTGGTCGTTTTACGTCCACCAGGCCGTCGTCGTCACGGTCGACCGCGACGAACCGGTCTGGGTCGGTCGCGAGATGGACGCTAACGGTGCCCGGGCGACGACCACCCTCTCCCAGGAGAGCATCCGGGCGTACAGCGACGACCACGTCCACTCACCGTACGACCTCCACCCGATGGACTACGTCGCGGGCGTCCTCGAGGACCTCGAGGTCGCTGACGGCCGAATCGGCCTCGAGATGGACGCATCCTACTTCACCGCGAAGTCCTACACGCGACTCCAGGAAAACCTCCCGGAAGCCGAATTCGAGGACGCAACGCTCCTGGTCGGCTGGGTCCGGGTCAAGAAATCAGAGCAGGAACTCGAGTACATGCGCGAGGCCGCTCGCATCTCGGAGAACGCGATGCAGGCGGGCCTCGACGCGATCGCGGAAGGCGTCCCCGAGTACGAGGCGGCGGCCGCGATTTACGACGCGCTGATCACCGGCACCGACGATTACGGCGGCGACTACCCAGCGATCGTCCCGTTGATGCCCTCGGGCGACCACACCGGAACCCCACACCTCACGTGGACCGACCGCCCGTTCGAGGACGGTGACCCCGTCATCATCGAACTGTCGGGGTGTCGCCACCGATACCACTCGCCGCTGGCCCGGACGACGTTCGTTGGCGACCCGCCCGCGGAACTCGAGCGAACTGCGGACATCGTGGTCGAGGGCATCGAGGCAGCCCTCGACGCCGTCGAGCCGGGAGTTACCTGCGAGGCCGTCGAGAAGGCCTGGCGCGACACGATCGCCCAGTACGGCCTCGAAAAGGAGGACCGAATCGGCTACTCGATGGGGCTCGGCTACCCGCCGGACTGGGGAGAACACACCGCGAGCATTCGCCCAGGCGACGAGACCGTCCTCGAGGAGGACATGACGTTCCACATGATCCCCGGCATCTGGACGGAGGAAATTGGGATGGAGATCAGTGAGACGTTCCACGTGACGGGAACTGGCGCGGAGACGTTAGCCGACTTCCCACGGCGACTGTTTACCGCCTGA
- a CDS encoding thiol-disulfide oxidoreductase DCC family protein yields the protein MTKTPPPRLVYDDDCGFCTWCAEYADARGAFELVGFEELSPDQLARLPDDYETCAHLLTQDRVYSCGEALEEAVARLETPDRFVARAFRRLPGHGRLREWGYRAVADNRVLFGKVASRDPPARQQ from the coding sequence ATGACGAAGACGCCGCCACCGCGACTCGTCTACGACGACGACTGTGGCTTCTGTACCTGGTGTGCCGAGTACGCCGACGCTCGTGGCGCGTTCGAACTCGTCGGCTTCGAGGAACTCTCGCCGGATCAACTCGCCCGGCTACCCGACGACTACGAAACCTGCGCCCACCTCCTTACCCAGGACCGGGTCTACTCCTGCGGCGAAGCCCTCGAGGAGGCCGTGGCCCGTCTCGAGACGCCCGATCGGTTCGTGGCTCGAGCGTTCAGGAGACTCCCCGGACATGGCCGGCTGCGAGAGTGGGGGTACCGCGCGGTCGCGGACAACCGGGTCCTGTTCGGCAAGGTCGCGAGCCGGGATCCACCGGCGAGACAGCAGTGA
- a CDS encoding ASCH domain-containing protein — translation MTELEPDTLLPSPRMQSQASDGEITQIHRGRAYAEVGDTFVVDDATFEVVDVTERTLGDLTDADARKEGVEDLEAYRDLLERAHENFEWDDESEVVRHRFERRE, via the coding sequence ATGACCGAACTCGAGCCGGATACCCTGCTCCCCTCGCCTCGAATGCAATCGCAGGCCTCCGACGGCGAAATCACCCAGATTCACCGCGGACGAGCCTACGCCGAAGTGGGCGATACGTTCGTCGTCGACGACGCGACGTTCGAGGTCGTCGACGTCACGGAGCGAACACTCGGGGACCTGACGGACGCGGACGCCAGAAAGGAGGGTGTCGAGGACCTCGAGGCGTACCGCGACCTACTCGAGCGCGCTCACGAGAACTTCGAGTGGGACGACGAGAGTGAGGTCGTTCGCCATCGGTTCGAGCGTCGGGAGTAG
- a CDS encoding DUF502 domain-containing protein, translated as MNALSSRLRRWFVNGVVITIPIIVTLIVLVVVLRFLLGLLSPAIAGVDYLWDDEPSTAVMQALTILALLVFFLLVGLAAEYTPGTYLSRRFHRTFETIPGVGTVYTSVRQASNVLVDDEVDQFEDVKLVEFPHRGAHVLGFLTADTPTAIEESADAGDMQTVMIPLGPNPMTNGFIVHVPDEAVSDVDVSVEEAVRMTATLGVASNGVDEDR; from the coding sequence ATGAACGCGCTGTCGTCGCGGCTGAGGCGGTGGTTCGTCAACGGGGTCGTGATCACGATCCCGATCATCGTCACGCTCATCGTCCTCGTCGTCGTCCTCAGGTTCCTCCTCGGCCTCCTCTCGCCGGCGATTGCCGGCGTCGACTACCTCTGGGACGACGAGCCGTCGACGGCGGTCATGCAAGCGCTGACGATCCTCGCCTTGCTCGTCTTCTTCCTCCTCGTCGGGCTCGCCGCGGAGTACACCCCCGGGACGTACCTCTCTCGGCGGTTCCATCGCACATTCGAGACGATTCCGGGCGTGGGAACGGTCTACACGAGCGTTCGCCAGGCGAGCAACGTCCTGGTCGACGACGAGGTCGACCAGTTCGAGGACGTCAAACTCGTCGAATTCCCCCACCGGGGCGCGCACGTTCTCGGCTTTCTGACCGCCGACACTCCGACGGCGATCGAGGAGAGCGCGGATGCAGGGGACATGCAGACGGTCATGATCCCGCTCGGTCCGAATCCGATGACGAACGGGTTCATCGTCCACGTTCCCGACGAAGCCGTCTCCGACGTCGACGTCAGCGTCGAGGAGGCCGTGCGGATGACCGCGACGCTCGGCGTCGCGTCTAACGGCGTGGATGAGGATCGCTGA
- the rio1 gene encoding serine/threonine-protein kinase Rio1 has translation MTAAFELVDLEEADTPGDEWEEIDVTDTEADRIARKRDREFEQFEERIKDADQFKVEQSVFDDATFAALYKLVQDGHVEAFGGPISTGKEANVYHALGDDREVAVKIYRINASNFRQMRDYLEGDPRFEGLGGKKKDVVLAWVRKELANLERARAAGVRVPEPIAAERNVLVMEYLGNDADGRAKRLGEVHVENPQTAYEVIREYMRRLYSAGLIHGDLSEYNVIVHENQLIVIDLGQAVTVHHPNSRGFLERDCHNVASFFRRQGLEVTDDEVLEFVTQPEPDPTRA, from the coding sequence ATGACAGCCGCGTTTGAACTGGTCGACCTCGAGGAAGCGGACACCCCCGGTGACGAGTGGGAGGAGATCGACGTCACCGACACGGAAGCCGACCGCATCGCCCGCAAGCGCGACCGCGAGTTCGAACAGTTCGAGGAACGCATCAAGGACGCCGACCAGTTCAAGGTAGAACAGTCGGTGTTCGATGACGCCACCTTCGCCGCGCTGTACAAACTCGTCCAGGACGGCCACGTCGAGGCTTTCGGCGGCCCCATCTCGACCGGCAAGGAGGCCAACGTCTACCACGCCCTCGGCGACGACCGGGAGGTCGCCGTGAAGATCTACCGGATCAACGCCTCGAATTTCCGCCAGATGCGCGATTACCTCGAGGGCGACCCCCGGTTCGAGGGACTTGGCGGCAAGAAGAAGGACGTCGTCCTCGCCTGGGTCCGCAAGGAGCTGGCCAACCTCGAACGCGCCCGTGCCGCGGGCGTTCGGGTCCCGGAGCCAATCGCGGCCGAACGAAACGTCCTCGTGATGGAGTATCTCGGGAACGACGCGGACGGTCGAGCGAAGCGCCTCGGCGAGGTTCACGTCGAGAACCCGCAGACGGCCTACGAGGTGATTCGGGAGTACATGCGTCGACTCTACTCGGCCGGCCTGATCCACGGCGACCTGAGCGAGTACAACGTCATCGTCCACGAGAACCAGCTCATCGTCATCGACCTCGGGCAAGCCGTCACCGTCCACCACCCCAACAGTCGGGGCTTTCTCGAACGCGACTGCCACAACGTCGCCTCATTCTTCCGACGACAGGGCCTCGAGGTAACCGACGACGAGGTTCTCGAGTTCGTTACCCAGCCCGAACCGGACCCAACTCGAGCCTGA
- a CDS encoding minichromosome maintenance protein MCM, with protein MAQAGNSELVDAFEQFFRNYYDNEIKQLAQRYPNEQRSLSVDWQDLYRFDPDLADDFLNQPEQLQRYAEEALRLYDLPIDVSLGQAHVRIHTLPDTESPEIREIRARHMNTLVQVRGIVRKATDVRPKIEEAAFECQLCGTLSRIPQSTGDFQEPHECQGCERQGPFRVNFDQSEFVDSQKLRIQESPEGLRGGETPQAIDVNIEDDITGEVTPGDHVSAVGVLRLEQQGNQQEKSPIFDFYMEGMSVQVDEEQFEDMDITDEDKKQIYEISQREDVYEDMVGSIAPAIYGYEEEKLAMMLQLFSGVTKQLPDGSRIRGDLHMLLIGDPGTGKSQMLGYIQNIAPRSVYTSGKGSSSAGLTAAAVRDDFGDGQQWTLEAGALVLADQGIAAVDELDKMRPEDRSAMHEALEQQRISVSKAGINATLKSRCSLLGAANPKYGRFDHYEPISEQIDLEPALISRFDLIFTVTDQPDEEKDRNLAEHILTTNYAGELTTQQREMPQLDVSTEEIESMTEEVDPVIDADLLRKYIAYSKQNCHPRMTQEAREAIRDFYVDLRSKGTDEDAAVPVTARKLEGLVRLSEASARIRLSDTVEEEDATRVIEIVRSCLQDIGVDPETGEFDADIVEAGTSKSQRDRIKNIKQLISDVEEEYDEGAPIDVVLERANEIGMDQSKAEHEIEKLKQKGEVYEPSTNNLRTT; from the coding sequence ATGGCGCAAGCGGGCAACTCTGAACTCGTCGACGCGTTCGAGCAGTTCTTCCGTAACTACTACGACAACGAGATCAAGCAGCTCGCCCAGCGTTACCCCAACGAACAGCGCTCGCTGTCGGTCGACTGGCAGGACCTCTACCGATTCGACCCGGACCTGGCCGACGACTTCCTGAACCAGCCAGAACAGCTCCAGCGCTACGCCGAGGAAGCCCTCCGTCTCTACGACCTGCCGATCGACGTCAGCCTCGGACAGGCCCACGTCCGCATTCACACCCTCCCGGACACCGAGTCCCCCGAGATCCGCGAGATTCGCGCCCGTCACATGAACACCCTCGTCCAGGTGCGCGGCATCGTCCGGAAGGCCACCGACGTCCGTCCGAAGATCGAGGAGGCCGCCTTCGAGTGCCAGCTCTGTGGCACCCTCTCGCGGATCCCCCAGTCAACCGGTGACTTCCAGGAACCCCACGAGTGCCAGGGCTGTGAGCGTCAGGGGCCCTTCCGCGTGAACTTCGACCAGTCCGAGTTCGTCGATTCCCAGAAACTCCGCATCCAGGAGAGTCCCGAGGGACTGCGCGGCGGCGAGACGCCCCAGGCCATCGACGTCAACATCGAGGACGACATCACCGGCGAAGTCACCCCCGGCGACCACGTGTCGGCGGTGGGCGTCCTGCGCCTCGAGCAACAGGGCAACCAGCAGGAGAAGTCGCCCATCTTCGACTTCTACATGGAGGGGATGTCCGTCCAGGTCGACGAAGAGCAGTTCGAGGACATGGACATCACCGACGAGGACAAGAAACAGATCTACGAGATTTCCCAGCGCGAGGACGTCTACGAGGACATGGTCGGCTCCATCGCGCCCGCCATCTACGGCTACGAAGAAGAGAAGCTCGCGATGATGCTCCAGCTGTTCTCGGGCGTGACGAAGCAGTTGCCCGACGGCTCGAGGATTCGCGGAGACCTGCACATGCTGCTCATCGGAGATCCCGGTACAGGAAAATCTCAGATGCTCGGATATATTCAAAATATTGCACCCCGTTCGGTCTACACCTCGGGCAAGGGGTCGTCCTCGGCAGGGCTTACCGCAGCTGCGGTTCGCGACGACTTCGGCGACGGCCAACAGTGGACCCTCGAGGCTGGCGCCCTCGTGCTCGCCGACCAAGGAATTGCGGCGGTCGACGAACTCGACAAGATGCGCCCGGAAGATCGCAGCGCCATGCACGAAGCCCTCGAGCAACAGCGGATCTCGGTCTCGAAGGCGGGTATCAATGCCACCCTCAAGTCCCGGTGTTCGCTGCTCGGCGCGGCCAACCCCAAGTACGGTCGCTTCGACCACTACGAACCTATCAGCGAGCAGATCGACCTCGAGCCGGCGCTCATCTCGCGGTTCGACCTGATCTTCACCGTCACGGACCAGCCCGACGAGGAGAAAGACCGCAATCTGGCAGAACACATCCTGACGACGAACTACGCCGGCGAGTTGACGACCCAGCAACGGGAGATGCCCCAGCTCGACGTCTCCACCGAGGAGATCGAGTCGATGACCGAGGAGGTCGACCCGGTGATCGACGCTGACCTGTTGCGCAAGTACATCGCGTACTCCAAGCAGAACTGCCACCCGCGGATGACTCAGGAGGCCCGGGAAGCCATCCGGGACTTCTACGTCGACCTCCGCTCGAAGGGGACCGACGAGGACGCCGCGGTGCCGGTGACGGCCCGAAAGCTCGAGGGCCTGGTCCGGTTATCGGAGGCCAGCGCGCGGATTCGCCTCTCCGATACGGTCGAGGAAGAAGACGCCACGCGCGTGATCGAGATCGTTCGCTCGTGTCTCCAGGACATCGGCGTCGATCCCGAAACCGGCGAGTTTGACGCGGACATCGTCGAGGCGGGGACCTCGAAGTCCCAGCGCGACCGGATCAAAAACATCAAGCAGCTCATCAGCGACGTCGAGGAAGAGTACGACGAGGGCGCACCGATCGACGTCGTCCTCGAGCGGGCGAACGAGATCGGCATGGACCAGTCGAAAGCCGAGCACGAGATCGAGAAGCTCAAGCAGAAGGGCGAGGTCTACGAGCCGAGTACGAACAACTTGCGGACGACGTAG